Proteins encoded by one window of Salicibibacter halophilus:
- the tnpB gene encoding IS66 family insertion sequence element accessory protein TnpB (TnpB, as the term is used for proteins encoded by IS66 family insertion elements, is considered an accessory protein, since TnpC, encoded by a neighboring gene, is a DDE family transposase.), translating to MLNVSFERVYLARGNTDLRKSIDGLAVIVQQCFDLDPFSPCLFVFCNRKRDKLKILQWEHNGFWLHYRRLENGTFHWPSETETAPMTISPRQLRWLLDGLPIEQRQAHREVKARTIL from the coding sequence ATGTTGAATGTATCATTCGAGCGCGTGTACCTGGCTCGGGGAAACACGGATCTTCGCAAATCGATCGACGGTCTGGCCGTTATTGTCCAACAATGCTTTGATCTCGATCCTTTTTCCCCTTGTCTGTTCGTGTTTTGTAATCGGAAACGTGACAAGTTGAAAATCCTGCAGTGGGAGCACAACGGCTTTTGGCTCCATTACCGCAGGTTGGAAAATGGCACATTCCATTGGCCATCGGAAACAGAAACGGCACCCATGACCATCAGTCCGCGCCAACTTCGGTGGCTGCTGGATGGTTTGCCCATCGAGCAGAGGCAGGCCCATCGGGAGGTCAAAGCGCGTACCATTCTATAG
- the tnpA gene encoding IS66 family insertion sequence element accessory protein TnpA, with amino-acid sequence MIAGGYVMTLKDKRIEWKARYDAWKESGQRVAEWCREQDINVNQMYYWVQRFKDDKISSEPDSTQWLTVQVDDDDPIPSGGSEPIFIHYGAISVEVRPGAHVGLLSDIIHVLRSQC; translated from the coding sequence ATGATTGCGGGAGGTTATGTGATGACGCTGAAAGACAAGAGAATCGAGTGGAAAGCTCGGTATGATGCCTGGAAAGAAAGCGGACAACGTGTGGCCGAATGGTGTCGTGAGCAGGACATCAACGTCAATCAAATGTATTATTGGGTCCAGCGATTCAAGGATGACAAGATATCATCGGAACCGGATTCAACCCAATGGCTGACGGTCCAAGTCGACGATGATGATCCTATACCTTCCGGAGGATCGGAACCTATCTTTATTCACTACGGTGCCATCTCCGTCGAAGTAAGGCCGGGCGCCCATGTTGGGTTATTATCCGATATCATTCATGTGTTGCGAAGCCAATGTTGA
- the chrA gene encoding chromate efflux transporter: MLYFKQLLEILVVSTRLGLTSFGGPIAHLGYFHEEYVRRRKWMDEKSYADLVALSQFLPGPASSQVGIGIGVMRGGVLGGFISFFGFTFPSVMVLIFFAFVAQTYGVADAGFIQGLKIVAVAVVAHAILGMAQNLTPDLTRKTIALFALIATLLIPHFLSQVGVILIAGIIGYFLFRKTVNVDEFSLKFPLTRRFGTICLTLFFGLLIGLPILSNLSSSIWVGVFDSFYRAGSLVFGGGHVVLPLLEREFVPTGLISEESFLAGYGAAQAVPGPLFTFASYIGADIGGWTGGLLATIAIFLPAFLLILGTLPFWYALRKNSKIKGAFMGVNAAVVGILISAFYQPIWTSAILAPIDFALAALLFFMLVYWKLPPWLIVITGALGGTLIASF; the protein is encoded by the coding sequence ATGCTTTATTTCAAACAACTTTTAGAAATTCTAGTTGTTTCTACAAGGCTTGGACTGACGTCATTTGGCGGTCCGATTGCCCATCTGGGTTATTTTCATGAAGAGTATGTTCGAAGACGAAAATGGATGGACGAAAAAAGCTATGCGGATTTGGTTGCTTTAAGTCAGTTTCTACCTGGACCGGCAAGTAGTCAAGTAGGCATTGGCATTGGCGTCATGCGAGGCGGTGTCCTCGGTGGCTTTATTTCTTTCTTCGGATTTACGTTTCCTTCAGTAATGGTTCTCATTTTCTTTGCTTTTGTCGCACAGACATACGGCGTTGCTGATGCCGGCTTTATCCAAGGGTTAAAAATTGTAGCCGTTGCTGTGGTCGCACATGCGATTCTTGGTATGGCACAGAACTTGACGCCCGATCTTACGAGAAAAACAATTGCGCTATTTGCATTGATTGCCACCTTATTAATTCCGCATTTTCTCTCACAAGTCGGCGTCATTCTTATTGCAGGTATCATTGGTTACTTCCTGTTTCGAAAAACGGTTAATGTGGATGAATTCTCCTTAAAATTCCCTCTTACACGTCGCTTTGGTACGATTTGCTTAACGTTATTCTTTGGCCTTTTAATTGGATTACCGATTTTAAGCAACCTTAGTTCCAGCATTTGGGTTGGTGTATTCGACAGTTTTTATCGCGCAGGTTCGCTCGTTTTTGGAGGCGGACATGTTGTCCTTCCTTTATTGGAACGTGAGTTTGTTCCGACAGGATTGATTAGTGAAGAATCCTTCCTCGCTGGTTACGGTGCTGCTCAAGCTGTACCTGGACCGCTGTTCACATTTGCTTCGTATATTGGTGCTGACATTGGCGGATGGACAGGCGGTCTACTGGCAACCATTGCTATCTTTTTGCCGGCTTTTCTTCTCATCTTGGGAACGTTACCTTTCTGGTACGCATTAAGGAAGAACAGTAAGATTAAAGGTGCATTTATGGGTGTGAACGCTGCGGTTGTAGGCATTCTCATTTCAGCCTTTTACCAACCGATATGGACAAGTGCCATCTTAGCACCAATCGATTTTGCATTAGCAGCTTTATTGTTTTTCATGCTCGTGTATTGGAAGCTCCCGCCATGGTTAATAGTTATTACAGGAGCATTAGGTGGTACCTTAATCGCTTCTTTTTAG
- a CDS encoding adenine nucleotide alpha hydrolase family protein, which produces MDQNQTRLDECILTCVYYGPSGDRLIKRGAKIAKKLNCPFYILTINETDVDDLDHDRNHYLKHWESLADQYNVTEFIIQTSNNLPISKMISQVAKEKQATQVIIGQTTRSRWQELTKGSTVNTLLKELPFVDLHIIAMTRGMKNYKDEHFEKGVHAYLVKTNDDQYRLTFNHTHSCSHSGVFYKELNTDFNNGVFTFKNGKKVYDIHITDDYVKEYIPRQQNTEN; this is translated from the coding sequence ATGGATCAAAACCAAACGCGATTAGACGAATGCATTCTAACTTGTGTTTACTACGGTCCAAGTGGAGACAGATTGATCAAAAGGGGTGCCAAAATCGCAAAAAAACTGAATTGTCCATTCTATATATTAACGATTAATGAAACAGACGTAGATGACCTTGACCATGATAGAAACCATTATCTAAAGCATTGGGAATCGTTAGCAGACCAATATAACGTAACTGAGTTTATCATACAAACAAGTAACAACCTTCCAATCTCCAAAATGATCTCACAAGTGGCTAAGGAAAAACAAGCGACACAAGTCATTATCGGTCAAACAACCAGAAGCCGTTGGCAGGAGCTAACGAAAGGATCTACTGTAAATACATTGCTCAAAGAACTTCCCTTTGTTGACTTGCACATCATTGCCATGACACGGGGAATGAAAAATTATAAAGATGAGCATTTCGAAAAAGGAGTCCACGCCTATCTGGTCAAAACAAACGACGACCAGTACCGCTTAACCTTTAATCATACGCATTCCTGTTCTCACTCGGGTGTTTTTTATAAAGAGCTTAACACTGACTTTAACAATGGCGTTTTTACATTCAAAAACGGAAAGAAAGTATATGATATCCACATTACGGATGATTATGTGAAAGAATATATTCCTCGGCAACAGAATACCGAGAACTAA